From the Sphingobacteruim zhuxiongii genome, the window AAGTTATCAACCTCGAAGGGAATAAACCCGACATAAAAGCAACTATTTTTTTCAAAGAGTTGGGACAGAAGCAATTGTTGCTTAAATTTGCCAAACTTAGAATAATAGAATAATTCGTATATTACCATTAAAATAAAAGGACACTCTCGAGGTGTCACCCCATAACATATGATTTTTGATTATAACAGTACAAGACCTAAGCTGATCCTAGCTGAATATGGTAGAAACGTACAAAATATGGTAGATTATATCTGCACATTAACAGATCGCGACGAAAGAAATCGTTTAGCACAAGTTGTTATCGATATGATGGGCGTATTGAATCCACACCTTCGCGACGTGTCAGATTTTAAACATAAGCTTTGGGATCACCTATATATCATTTCCGATTTCAAAATTGACGTTGACTCTCCGTACCCTATTCCTAAGAAAGGAGAAATTCATCATAAGCCAGAGTCGCTACAATATCCAAACCACCCAATTCGTTTTAAACATTATGGTCATACAGTTGAGCAAATGATTAAAAAGGCGAAAGCACTTCCAACAGAAGAAGCTCGTGTTAAGATGACGCTTGGTATTGCGAACTTTATGAAGATGGCTTATTTGACATGGAATAAAGATTCAGTGTCTGATGATCAGATTCTAGAAGATTTAAAAACACTATCGCAAGGCGAATTAGCTTTACCAGCGGATACAGTGCTAACGAAGTTAGACTTTAAAACACCGCCTCCAGGAAGCCGCGTGAAAACAGGTAGCGATAATCGAAGCAGTTACAGCAATACTGGTTCGCATTCGAAAGGAAAAGGCTCTTTTCAACGAAATGACAATAATAAAGGCCGTACCTACAGCAACAATAACAACAATAACAACAAGCAAAATATTAAACGTAAAAAATAAAAGAATACAACAAAATACTGATAAAAAGCAATGGTTAATTAAAAGACAACGATTGCTTTTTTGTTTTTGTAAGACTATACTATGAATGCATTTGAAATCCGTGGTGGAAAGCCATTAAAAGG encodes:
- a CDS encoding DUF4290 domain-containing protein translates to MIFDYNSTRPKLILAEYGRNVQNMVDYICTLTDRDERNRLAQVVIDMMGVLNPHLRDVSDFKHKLWDHLYIISDFKIDVDSPYPIPKKGEIHHKPESLQYPNHPIRFKHYGHTVEQMIKKAKALPTEEARVKMTLGIANFMKMAYLTWNKDSVSDDQILEDLKTLSQGELALPADTVLTKLDFKTPPPGSRVKTGSDNRSSYSNTGSHSKGKGSFQRNDNNKGRTYSNNNNNNNKQNIKRKK